In one Nitrospira sp. CR1.1 genomic region, the following are encoded:
- a CDS encoding HEAT repeat domain-containing protein — protein MKRWSQTAAVGCLILLFGFPLSAGAYRDYFSDAQKQELGKIETVLIEALALTDKGAGNAGGILDVVTRRMGELGYSAVSDSRLPHDVVVRVKCEQRKTWEGTASSGGDNDLPDAPSRLWKGPACQITYALGGMKIKWQKEVRTEFEDAVVAAQSAQASDPGLYAMNALHEALEKYEFPLLLTAEWGQPDRLLKLMDAPQTSQFRKLKIISLLGEMIADEALPHLTEALKDKDLAKQAAVALGNMGKEGIPVLIDILKHSKQPDLQAAAAKGLGDLGNIHADSRVVPPLLEMLDAPGINIVVQTEIAWALGRVPDRRSVEPLFALDRKLQKIRKDPPDPQIKKLKEAVFWAIKQVYTEDQYS, from the coding sequence ATGAAGCGATGGTCTCAGACTGCTGCCGTGGGATGTTTGATTCTGTTGTTCGGCTTCCCTCTTTCGGCCGGGGCCTATCGAGACTACTTTAGCGACGCCCAAAAGCAGGAACTAGGAAAGATCGAAACGGTGTTGATTGAGGCGCTGGCCCTGACAGATAAAGGGGCGGGCAACGCCGGCGGAATTCTGGATGTTGTGACGCGACGCATGGGCGAGCTTGGTTATTCGGCCGTCTCGGATTCCCGCCTTCCTCATGATGTGGTCGTCCGGGTCAAGTGCGAGCAAAGGAAGACCTGGGAAGGCACGGCCTCCTCGGGCGGAGACAATGATCTGCCGGATGCACCCTCCCGCTTGTGGAAAGGTCCGGCTTGCCAGATTACGTACGCCTTGGGTGGCATGAAGATCAAATGGCAAAAGGAGGTTCGGACGGAATTTGAAGATGCCGTCGTGGCCGCCCAATCAGCTCAGGCATCAGACCCCGGGCTCTATGCGATGAATGCGCTCCATGAGGCACTAGAGAAGTACGAGTTCCCCCTTCTCCTGACCGCAGAGTGGGGCCAGCCTGATCGTCTGCTCAAACTGATGGATGCTCCACAAACCAGCCAATTCAGGAAACTGAAGATTATTTCCCTGTTGGGAGAAATGATCGCGGACGAGGCCCTGCCCCACCTTACCGAGGCATTGAAGGACAAGGATCTGGCCAAGCAAGCTGCGGTCGCCTTGGGCAACATGGGCAAGGAGGGCATCCCTGTTCTTATCGATATTTTGAAGCATTCCAAGCAGCCTGACCTGCAGGCGGCCGCGGCCAAAGGTCTTGGCGATCTCGGCAATATTCATGCGGACTCGAGAGTCGTTCCCCCGTTGCTGGAGATGCTGGATGCCCCGGGGATCAACATTGTGGTGCAAACGGAAATTGCCTGGGCACTGGGGCGGGTGCCGGATCGGCGGTCGGTTGAACCGTTATTTGCACTCGATCGGAAGCTACAAAAGATCCGGAAGGATCCCCCTGATCCACAGATTAAGAAATTAAAGGAGGCGGTATTCTGGGCAATCAAGCAGGTTTATACTGAAGACCAGTACAGCTAA
- a CDS encoding ABC transporter substrate-binding protein gives MSGLSRRRFLQLSAMSGGALLFGDLAGRMLEVPFVRSAAYAAEPIKIGILDPLSSPYKTSSIHDVHGANVAVDLFNKRGGVLGRPVTILEADDASNPDAALKAATKFVQDDRVDVLMGTFNADCALVVSEFAKKENKLFMVTGAHLPELTGAACNSHTFVFMPNASMLAQAVVPQLVNAYGTRWYMITTSSLDGKAMAQAMVSVGLTHGVELVGETLMPFGSTDFTSAVTAARDKHPTLVVFNLYGWDLVHALKAYTKLELAKDKIGVGGMIAGEQIGRPLGYASNAGIWGLIWDPKVNTDGSKRFIQGVVDKYGHTPTSRCYLGYAAMTQILDAIQRAGTTEASALIKVLEGHEFDGLKEGRSYFRASDHQHVQDVLVGEAYGKELGLGHYKILATIAGEAVATTQAGVCQL, from the coding sequence ATGAGCGGTCTCTCGCGACGACGATTCTTGCAACTTTCGGCTATGAGCGGCGGCGCCTTACTCTTCGGAGATCTCGCCGGACGCATGTTGGAAGTCCCTTTTGTGCGATCAGCGGCCTATGCGGCAGAGCCGATCAAAATCGGTATTCTGGATCCCCTCTCGAGCCCCTATAAGACGTCTTCCATCCATGATGTGCACGGGGCCAACGTCGCGGTAGATCTATTCAACAAGCGCGGCGGTGTATTGGGGCGGCCGGTGACGATACTGGAGGCTGACGATGCCTCCAACCCTGATGCAGCGCTCAAGGCGGCTACGAAATTCGTGCAGGACGATCGTGTAGATGTCCTGATGGGTACCTTTAATGCTGATTGTGCGCTGGTTGTTTCTGAGTTTGCGAAGAAGGAGAACAAGCTGTTCATGGTGACCGGGGCACATTTGCCTGAATTGACAGGGGCCGCGTGTAATTCACACACGTTCGTCTTTATGCCCAATGCCTCCATGTTGGCCCAGGCGGTTGTTCCGCAGCTGGTAAACGCATACGGCACTCGATGGTACATGATTACCACCAGCTCATTGGATGGGAAAGCCATGGCCCAGGCCATGGTTTCTGTCGGTCTCACGCATGGGGTGGAATTGGTGGGCGAGACGCTGATGCCCTTCGGTTCGACGGATTTTACTTCAGCAGTGACGGCAGCCAGGGACAAACATCCGACGCTGGTCGTGTTCAATCTCTATGGATGGGATCTGGTTCACGCCCTCAAAGCCTATACCAAACTGGAATTGGCCAAGGACAAAATCGGTGTGGGCGGGATGATCGCCGGTGAACAGATCGGCCGTCCCCTCGGCTATGCCAGCAATGCAGGCATCTGGGGACTTATCTGGGACCCCAAAGTCAATACGGATGGGTCAAAACGATTCATTCAAGGTGTGGTGGATAAGTACGGTCATACTCCCACGTCGCGCTGTTATCTTGGGTACGCTGCCATGACGCAGATTCTGGATGCGATTCAACGAGCCGGGACAACCGAAGCGTCTGCGCTCATCAAAGTATTAGAAGGACATGAGTTTGATGGTCTGAAAGAGGGGCGATCGTATTTCCGCGCCTCCGATCACCAGCATGTGCAGGATGTGCTGGTGGGAGAAGCCTACGGCAAGGAGCTGGGACTTGGGCACTACAAGATTCTGGCGACGATTGCCGGTGAGGCTGTTGCCACTACTCAGGCGGGTGTCTGCCAGTTGTAA
- a CDS encoding OmpA family protein: MRRAVWTLMALGALASGCDTVVPRPQPLAAAPAAEDAKLLALQQEREQLLTTLGEFHDRIRDLESKLGDRQNQPAAASYDQLLSAKDAELVELRRLTPERDKLSSQLTMANNELLQARQRIGALEQQLATREKDLAALQSRSTAVSDLEGARRRIMDLEAQIARQDHDLRAVRSENAERDSLAAQLQTATATIDSLKARISALDQQLRDREHAFETVRSRLMERDKLVPQYNAMIAEIYQARHRIAALEQRLNEKTRDLSPRQKGAQAATAPRESGTTSNRNSGSSDKDAGRTEGPSSTSPTQSAAREASFAAMKEELLKVLPSDRGQKAITVKQDGARLTIALSSNWLFASGEADLTPEGSTMLRRIGTVLGPLSDKFVQVAGHTDNQTLSKALQKTFPDNKALSWARAENARRALVAGGMSAERTKAVGLADSRPIASNATEQGRQKNRRLELVIVQGPTVASTPGKTIDDRDRLVALAPPY, encoded by the coding sequence ATGAGACGAGCTGTGTGGACGCTCATGGCTCTCGGTGCCCTCGCTTCCGGCTGTGATACCGTTGTTCCCCGGCCGCAGCCTCTCGCGGCCGCGCCGGCGGCTGAGGATGCAAAACTCCTCGCCCTTCAACAGGAGCGCGAACAGCTTCTGACGACCCTCGGCGAATTCCATGATCGTATTCGCGATCTTGAAAGTAAATTAGGGGATCGCCAGAATCAGCCCGCCGCTGCCTCGTACGACCAGTTGCTGAGCGCAAAAGACGCGGAACTGGTTGAGCTGCGTCGACTCACCCCTGAACGCGATAAGCTGTCCAGCCAATTGACAATGGCCAACAACGAATTACTGCAGGCCCGTCAGCGTATCGGAGCCCTGGAACAACAGCTGGCGACACGAGAAAAGGATCTGGCCGCTCTTCAATCCCGCTCCACCGCCGTCTCAGATCTGGAGGGCGCCCGACGCCGAATTATGGATTTGGAAGCACAGATCGCTCGGCAGGATCACGACCTCCGCGCAGTACGGTCTGAAAATGCCGAACGGGACAGTCTCGCCGCCCAATTACAAACTGCCACGGCAACCATCGATTCCTTAAAAGCGCGCATCAGTGCGCTCGACCAGCAACTCAGAGACCGGGAACACGCCTTTGAAACGGTTCGCTCGCGCCTCATGGAGCGGGATAAGCTGGTCCCTCAATATAATGCGATGATTGCCGAAATTTACCAGGCCCGGCACCGGATCGCCGCCCTTGAACAACGCCTGAATGAAAAGACCCGGGATCTGTCTCCGCGTCAGAAGGGAGCCCAAGCGGCAACGGCGCCGCGAGAATCGGGAACGACTTCCAATAGAAATTCAGGATCCTCCGACAAGGACGCCGGCCGTACGGAAGGCCCGTCGTCAACAAGTCCCACGCAGTCCGCTGCGCGCGAGGCTAGTTTTGCGGCCATGAAGGAGGAGTTGCTGAAGGTTCTACCGAGCGATAGGGGGCAGAAGGCCATCACTGTGAAGCAGGATGGGGCCCGACTGACGATCGCGCTGTCCAGCAATTGGCTGTTTGCATCCGGCGAGGCCGATTTGACCCCCGAAGGCTCGACCATGCTGAGACGCATCGGCACCGTGCTGGGACCGCTTTCAGACAAGTTCGTCCAGGTGGCCGGCCACACGGACAATCAAACACTCAGCAAGGCGCTGCAGAAAACGTTTCCAGATAATAAGGCATTGTCCTGGGCTCGGGCTGAAAATGCCCGCCGCGCATTGGTAGCCGGCGGAATGTCTGCCGAACGAACCAAAGCGGTTGGCTTGGCCGACTCCAGACCAATCGCCTCCAATGCAACCGAACAAGGCCGCCAGAAAAATCGCCGTCTCGAGTTGGTCATTGTGCAGGGCCCAACCGTCGCGTCAACGCCGGGGAAAACGATTGACGACCGGGATCGTCTCGTCGCACTGGCTCCCCCGTACTAG
- a CDS encoding OmpA family protein: MKDSRIVPMLLSAMLLTACTTAPSPNDTASRALNEMKAVPRPVPPKPDPRDLRIAELERQKAELEGELARLRSSSAAELDQSKARINDLENQLHQRDRELAGLRNAAGEKDRLASQLSDAERQVSVKDQELAALRQGAGDKERLASQLSDAERQVSAKDQELAALRQGAGDKDRLAGELAALQGQLASKEQQLAGLKSNAGDRDRLSSELSQAKQRIAELERQLTGKDQELGALKNAAGDRDRLVADLAAAKQRASDLEGEIARRDREMAGLKGALDQQKTSLAEAKDDLSKLLRAEVSKGNVTMKQLGDQLTLGLATTLLFDSGEATLKPGGSDVLNRIGRVLKNYPDRSIHVAGHTDNVPIRGKLAKTYPTNTELSQARAESARQALIAGGMSGEKVVAEGHADSRPIASNSTAEGRQKNRRVEIVVGQ; the protein is encoded by the coding sequence ATGAAAGATTCTCGCATTGTCCCTATGCTGTTGAGCGCCATGCTGCTTACGGCATGCACCACCGCCCCGTCGCCGAATGATACCGCGAGCCGAGCGCTGAATGAAATGAAGGCGGTGCCCAGGCCTGTTCCGCCCAAGCCAGATCCACGAGACCTCCGGATCGCAGAACTCGAGCGCCAGAAGGCGGAGCTCGAAGGGGAGTTGGCGCGACTGCGCTCCTCTTCCGCCGCCGAGCTTGATCAGTCCAAGGCGCGGATCAACGACCTGGAGAACCAACTCCACCAGCGCGACCGGGAATTGGCCGGTCTCCGGAACGCCGCCGGCGAGAAGGATCGGTTGGCGAGCCAATTGTCCGACGCAGAACGGCAGGTGTCGGTTAAGGATCAAGAACTGGCGGCTCTGAGACAGGGCGCCGGAGACAAGGAGCGGCTGGCGAGCCAATTGTCCGACGCAGAACGGCAAGTGTCGGCTAAGGATCAAGAACTAGCAGCTTTGAGACAGGGCGCAGGGGACAAGGACCGGCTGGCCGGAGAGTTAGCCGCACTCCAAGGCCAACTCGCCTCGAAAGAGCAGCAGCTCGCCGGATTGAAAAGCAATGCCGGCGATCGGGATCGCCTTTCTTCCGAGCTGTCCCAGGCGAAACAGCGCATCGCCGAATTGGAACGCCAACTCACCGGGAAGGATCAGGAGCTGGGGGCGCTGAAAAACGCCGCTGGTGACCGCGACCGACTAGTAGCGGATCTTGCCGCAGCCAAACAAAGAGCATCGGACCTCGAAGGCGAAATTGCGCGACGAGACCGCGAAATGGCCGGCTTAAAAGGCGCTCTCGACCAGCAAAAGACCAGTCTCGCGGAGGCCAAAGACGATCTGTCCAAACTTCTCCGGGCGGAAGTCTCCAAAGGCAACGTCACCATGAAACAGCTGGGGGATCAACTCACCCTCGGTCTGGCTACGACTTTGTTGTTTGATTCCGGGGAGGCCACGCTTAAGCCCGGCGGATCCGATGTGCTGAATCGAATCGGTCGCGTGCTCAAAAACTATCCCGATCGGTCGATTCACGTCGCAGGTCACACGGATAACGTGCCAATCAGGGGAAAACTCGCGAAAACCTATCCGACCAATACCGAGCTTTCACAAGCGCGAGCCGAGAGCGCGCGCCAAGCCCTGATCGCAGGGGGCATGTCCGGCGAGAAAGTGGTGGCGGAGGGACATGCCGACAGCCGACCGATCGCCAGTAATTCGACCGCCGAGGGACGGCAAAAAAACCGGCGTGTCGAGATCGTGGTCGGACAATAA
- the mscL gene encoding large conductance mechanosensitive channel protein MscL: MGMMSEFKEFAVKGNVLDMAVGVIIGGAFGKIVSSVVSDILMPPIGLLMGHMDFSSLFIPLSEDAKGKSLAAAKAAGAATINYGVFLQTLLDFTILAFVIFMVVKQMNRFKKATPPGPPPAPPKEEVLLTEIRDLLKNQRH, encoded by the coding sequence ATGGGTATGATGAGTGAATTCAAAGAATTTGCCGTGAAAGGGAATGTGCTCGACATGGCCGTGGGGGTCATCATCGGAGGGGCGTTCGGCAAAATCGTGTCCTCCGTCGTCAGCGATATTCTTATGCCTCCTATTGGTCTCCTCATGGGGCACATGGATTTCTCCAGCCTGTTTATCCCGTTGAGCGAAGACGCCAAGGGCAAATCCCTCGCCGCAGCCAAAGCCGCCGGCGCCGCCACGATCAACTATGGCGTATTCCTGCAGACGCTGCTCGATTTTACGATTCTTGCGTTCGTGATTTTCATGGTGGTCAAACAGATGAACCGCTTTAAGAAGGCCACACCTCCCGGGCCTCCACCGGCGCCGCCAAAGGAAGAAGTACTGCTGACGGAAATCCGTGATCTCTTGAAAAATCAACGCCACTAA
- a CDS encoding DUF481 domain-containing protein translates to MMRRLNCVLCALLTMALTASGVWAEAPAPTDTTAGTPALDSVTLKDGSVIYGHVLGMIADELHIKTAFGPTAGEDIVKIMWPNVAKLVVNRPLPFSLKEGTTVVGTVQAGEPGTMVLQAAPMGTPMTIPLEAVVGMNQPAVIYTGALQAGFSQTTGNSHLRNGSLLGELSARSESLRLTILGRYIYGDNTGNLIVRNSRGTIKLDFFLSKRLYWFASAYFEQDTFQDLKLRTALATGPGYQILDRGDLTGIAKDMTLWAEAGAAYFNEDFKLADDKSSTRGRWAVKWNWPLWGGDQVSLYHFQEGFQSLANSKDLYLTADTGLRFKVWGGLVSGFQWTMRYNKNPPPGVSDTDNLYLITLGYSFDTSRKQ, encoded by the coding sequence ATGATGCGACGTTTGAATTGTGTGTTATGTGCGCTGCTCACCATGGCGCTCACGGCCTCCGGAGTGTGGGCCGAAGCACCGGCCCCGACCGACACCACAGCCGGGACACCGGCACTCGACTCGGTGACTCTCAAGGACGGTAGCGTCATTTACGGGCATGTCCTCGGCATGATCGCCGACGAGCTTCACATCAAGACCGCGTTCGGGCCCACGGCCGGCGAAGATATCGTGAAGATCATGTGGCCGAACGTGGCCAAACTGGTTGTGAATCGTCCACTGCCGTTCAGCCTGAAAGAGGGCACGACGGTCGTGGGAACGGTTCAAGCAGGTGAGCCCGGCACGATGGTGTTGCAGGCCGCTCCCATGGGCACTCCGATGACGATTCCTCTTGAAGCGGTCGTCGGGATGAACCAACCCGCCGTCATTTACACAGGCGCCCTTCAAGCCGGGTTCTCACAAACCACGGGCAACAGCCACCTGCGAAACGGAAGCCTGCTCGGCGAACTGTCCGCCCGCAGCGAGTCGCTGCGACTGACCATCCTCGGCCGGTACATCTACGGAGACAATACCGGCAATCTCATCGTTCGAAACAGCCGCGGCACCATCAAGCTTGACTTCTTTCTCTCGAAACGTTTGTATTGGTTCGCGTCGGCCTATTTCGAGCAGGATACCTTCCAGGACTTGAAGTTGCGCACCGCTCTCGCCACGGGGCCTGGGTATCAAATCCTCGACCGCGGCGACCTAACCGGCATCGCGAAAGATATGACCCTCTGGGCCGAAGCCGGCGCAGCGTACTTCAATGAAGATTTCAAGCTTGCCGACGACAAGTCCAGCACACGAGGCCGATGGGCCGTCAAATGGAATTGGCCACTGTGGGGCGGCGATCAGGTCAGCCTGTACCACTTCCAGGAAGGCTTCCAATCGCTCGCTAACTCGAAAGATCTCTACCTGACGGCCGATACCGGCTTGCGATTCAAAGTGTGGGGCGGGCTGGTCAGCGGATTCCAATGGACCATGCGGTACAACAAGAATCCGCCGCCGGGCGTTTCGGATACCGACAACCTGTACTTGATCACGCTGGGATACAGCTTCGACACCAGTCGAAAACAGTAA